Proteins encoded together in one Procambarus clarkii isolate CNS0578487 chromosome 11, FALCON_Pclarkii_2.0, whole genome shotgun sequence window:
- the LOC123758303 gene encoding uncharacterized protein isoform X4, with protein sequence MIPAGSFQPEIKFRWCRTVGCRAPEVWLVLTSVTGTRVCLTWQPHLGWYEATPTPIPCGLHTGFILIKDKVRDAISGSLQVRERDYKVDPFHIVPHKFAVELFLQSDQTSPFWSDVPELRLRYLSSDHLERLVGSTHKDSHPYHQFGTLGGRKWVSSTSLIYTGDEGKEEGASSSIQKNFARSDGKTRVLPRSLTRGRSHSQLRASSTSFNNLKDQKEASISSPNLSRAFQVAVDLSHASSKFLAGLSSTSSGVCLGFEDGSEPPSPDNKETPNNISPYAAGGETSQDSEDAGEGARRKKSLFSSRDRSLRIEDLTGEEAWRCRREAGAKGFDGSNASSTSYEDLLANISSTRRATFKTELNLLRFDTLAQERLVKEILAPSDSDFEDEEGACEVSDSDIAGNYGCVITFESRSSSMDDVGSPRALEEVLVSLTSNDSHPEVVFEPSKLQLHSSDEEHDSEFNLGTSSSSERRQPEPKPRTAIPRSCSGPSSLINKVPVPSPPRLNVSLVSETLVSVESHNEGFDSSLDSSQVHVKGPPEGDQAMSDEDISESEARHRVTLQGDGTVTVAALTSDSRITPDIAEDDNFQYESLKHEDEHIPIDIRNIDSEDSTEGVACKYGVRYDVAEDEACSPPESDKDESERSNLHELDRAESITSSVDREIPTDSFSAIPLEDSLKVTVREADLTGTKSDEDKDNESDSRDPNSDPSEQCDVPKSCDHPKSLLNYSEYISVMSKSTEIQSGSESVEATSGVVSATASTLAGDDRARTLMGDDRARTLTGDDRARTVTGDDRARTLMGDDRARTLTGDDRASTLTGDDRASTLTGDDRARTLTGDDRARTLTGDDRARTSTGDDRARTVTGDDRARTVTGDDRARTVTGDDRARTLTGDDRARTLTGDDRARTLTGDDRARTLTGDDRARTLTGDDRARTLTGDDRARTLTGDDRARTLTGDDRARTLTGDDRARTLTGDDRARTLTGDDRARTLTGDDRARTLTGDDRARTLTGDDRARTLTGDDRARTLTGDDRARTLTGDDRARTLTGDDRARTLTGDDRARTLTGDDRARTLTGDDHGRNRSSIDDNRDRISRRNARSKTYNVSDRSKTLTNRTFDDRTFESDDRGRTLDSRTYKSGDTNRTLDSRTHKSDDRDIHFYGRTYKGGDKGRLLYGGAHTDVGKNRGVIGDERGVSFADVGKTSAGSDVRRYETNGSFLSGQYGGDKKLRASVGGRRQGQHPPGSATSDQHPERDAESHQPHLRYVRLQNAGTQTTQTKRTSKMASSWTYKFNEGEGVTVGSAAKYSRSPLRNGQTEPPFTPLPDRLSGPWSQRLARGPSPSPANADLAALQRNLYNLVQGHENTMYLRQLQNGLRHKAYLAPHLSQHIHPGSVQDPPPRRQQSSVNPPHHHESPVKHHCHHPPVPNYHQSPVHQSATPIHYKYPVLNSTFVQSSSSLAYFTTRPHLGARDGPPPGDRAAGVSYGGSARDLTRLHHTNTFFHHRAEVTPDHTPGFCPKRCAY encoded by the exons GTTCCGGTGGTGCCGGACGGTGGGTTGCCGGGCGCCGGAGGTGtggctggtgctgacctctgtgACGGGGACACGAGTGTGCCTCACCTGGCAGCCTCACCTGGGCTGGTACGaggccacacctacacccataCCTTGTGGCCTCCACACCGGCTTCATACTCATCAAAGACAAG GTACGTGACGCGATCAGCGGGAGCCTGCAGGTGCGAGAGAGGGACTACAAGGTGGACCCATTCCACATCGTGCCACACAAGTTTGCTGTCGAGCTGTTCTTGCAGTCAGACCAAACTTCCCCTTTCTGGAGCGATGTACCGGAGCTGCGACTGCGTTACCTCAGTTCCGATCACCTAGAGAGACTCGTCGGCTCCACACACAAAGACTCACATCCCTATCACCAGTTTGGAACCCTCGGAGGTCGTAAATGGGTTTCTTCCACCTCACTGATTTACACTGGAGATGAAGGAAAAGAAGAGGGAGCGTCTTCAAGCATTCAAAAGAATTTTGCTAGATCAGATGGCAAGACCAGAGTCCTCCCTAGAAGCTTAACCCGAGGAAGATCTCACAGCCAGCTCCGGGCATCATCCACATCATTTAATAACCTCAAAGACCAAAAGGAAGCATCAATATCATCGCCAAATCTCTCACGTGCTTTCCAAGTTGCTGTTGATTTGTCACATGCTAGTTCAAAGTTCTTGGCTGGACTGTCTTCAACAAGCAGCGGTGTTTGTCTTGGGTTTGAGGATGGCAGTGAGCCTCCGTCTCCAGATAATAAAGAAACACCCAATAACATCAGTCCTTACGCTgctggaggagaaacttcacaGGACTCAGAAGACGCCGGTGAAGGTGCCAGACGAAAAAAATCCTTGTTCAGTTCTCGAGATAGATCTCTCCGCATAGAAGACTTAACTGGCGAAGAGGCCTGGAGATGCAGGCGAGAGGCAGGAGCTAAGGGATTCGATGGATCAAATGCTTCCAGCACATCATATGAGGATCTTCTTGCTAATATTTCCTCAACCAGAAGAGCTACTTTTAAAACTGAGTTGAACCTGCTACGATTTGACACTTTGGCACAAGAACGCTTGGTAAAGGAAATATTGGCTCCGTCGGACTCTGATTTTGAAGACGAGGAGGGAGCTTGCGAAGTTAGTGACTCAGACATTGCAGGAAATTACGGATGCGTTATCACCTTTGAAAGTCGCAGCTCTAGCATGGACGACGTTGGGTCTCCCAGAGCCTTGGAGGAAGTGCTCGTATCGCTGACTTCCAATGATAGCCACCCCGAGGTTGTCTTCGAACCATCAAAGCTCCAGCTACACTCTTCTGATGAAGAGCATGATTCTGAGTTCAATCTTGGAACATCCAGCAGTTCTGAAAGGCGACAACCTGAGCCTAAACCAAGAACAGCCATTCCTAGATCATGTTCAGGCCCATCAAGTTTGATAAATAAGGTGCCAGTGCCATCGCCTCCAAGACTGAATGTGAGTCTGGTGTCCGAGACATTAGTGAGTGTCGAGTCTCATAATGAAGGATTTGATTCTTCCTTGGACAGCTCTCAGGTGCATGTCAAAGGCCCTCCGGAGGGGGACCAAGCCATGTCTGATGAAGACATCAGCGAAAGTGAAGCAAGACACAGAGTGACACTTCAGGGGGATGGCACTGTTACCGTGGCAGCGCTGACCAGTGACTCTCGCATAACACCTGACATTGCAGAAGATGATAACTTCCAGTACGAATCTTTAAAGCACGAAGATGAACACATTCCAATAGACATAAGGAATATTGATAGTGAAGACTCGACAGAAGGTGTTGCATGCAAATATGGTGTTCGTTATGATGTGGCAGAAGATGAAGCTTGCAGTCCTCCGGAAAGTGACAAAGATGAGAGTGAAAGAAGCAACTTGCATGAGTTAGATAGGGCAGAATCCATTACCTCTTCCGTGGATAGAGAAATACCTACAGATTCCTTTAGTGCAATACCACTGGAAGACAGTCTAAAAGTCACTGTGAGAGAAGCTGATCTCACAGGCACTAAGAGTGACGAAGATAAAGACAATGAAAGTGACTCGCGAGACCCTAACAGTGATCCTAGTGAACAATGTGATGTGCCAAAGAGCTGCGACCATCCAAAAAGCTTGTTGAACTATAGTGAGTACATTTCAGTTATGAGTAAGTCAACAGAAATTCAAAGTGGCAGTGAAAGTGTCGAGGCCACCTCTGGCGTAGTAAGTGCCACAGCCAGTACTTTAGCAGGTGATGATAGAGCCAGAACTTTAATGGGTGATGACAGAGCCAGAACTTTAACAGGTGATGATAGAGCCAGAACTGTAACAGGTGATGATAGAGCCAGAACTTTAATGGGTGATGACAGAGCCAGAACTTTAACAGGTGATGATAGAGCCAGTACTTTAACAGGTGATGATAGAGCCAGTACTTTAACAGGTGATGATAGAGCCAGAACTTTAACAGGTGATGATAGAGCCAGAACTTTAACAGGTGATGATAGAGCCAGAACTTCAACAGGTGATGATAGAGCCAGAACTGTAACAGGTGATGATAGAGCCAGAACTGTAACAGGTGATGATAGAGCCAGAACTGTAACAGGTGATGACAGAGCCAGAACTTTAACAGGTGATGACAGAGCCAGAACTTTAACAGGTGATGATAGAGCCAGAACTTTAACTGGTGATGATAGAGCCAGAACTTTAACAGGTGATGATAGAGCCAGAACTTTAACAGGTGATGACAGAGCCAGAACTTTAACAGGTGATGACAGAGCCAGAACTTTAACAGGTGATGATAGAGCCAGAACTTTAACTGGTGATGATAGAGCCAGAACTTTAACAGGTGATGATAGAGCCAGAACTTTAACAGGTGATGACAGAGCCAGAACTTTAACAGGTGATGACAGAGCCAGAACTTTAACGGGTGATGATAGAGCCAGAACTTTAACAGGTGATGACAGAGCCAGAACTTTAACAGGTGATGACAGAGCCAGAACTTTAACGGGTGATGATAGAGCCAGAACTTTAACAGGTGATGACAGAGCCAGAACTTTAACAGGTGATGACAGAGCCAGAACTTTAACGGGTGATGATAGAGCCAGAACTTTAACAGGTGATGACAGAGCCAGAACTTTAACAGGTGATGACAGAGCCAGAACTTTAACGGGTGATGACCATGGCAGAAACAGATCATCAATTGATGATAACAGAGACAGAATTTCAAGAAGAAATGCCAGAAGCAAAACATACAATGTCAGTGACAGGAGCAAAACGTTAACAAACAGAACATTCGATGATAGAACTTTTGAAAGTGATGACAGAGGCAGAACTTTAGATAGTAGAACTTATAAAAGTGGTGACACAAACAGAACTTTAGATAGTAGAACTCATAAAAGTGATGACAGAGACATACATTTTTATGGTAGAACTTACAAAGGTGGTGACAAAGGCAGGCTTTTATACGGTGGAGCTCACACAGACGTTGGCAAAAACAGAGGTGTGATAGGTGATGAAAGAGGTGTAAGTTTTGCGGATGTCGGCAAAACTTCGGCAGGTAGTGATGTGAGAAGATATGAGACAAATGGAAGTTTTCTGTCTGGACAATACGGAGGCGATAAGAAGTTGAGGGCTAGCGTTGGTGGAAGAAGACAGGGACAGCACCCACCAGGGTCAGCGACCAGTGATCAGCACCCTGAGAGAGATGCGGAAAGCCACCAACCGCACTTACGGTACGTGAGACTGCAGAATGCCGGCACGCAAACAACGCAGACGAAACGGACGTCGAAAATGGCATCATCGTGGACTTATAAATTCAATGAAGGAGAAGGTGTCACCGTTGGTTCGGCCGCCAAATACAGCCGCTCTCCCCTGCGCAATGGACAGACAGAGCCCCCATTTACACCACTACCAGACCGACTGAGTGGCCCCTGGTCGCAGAGACTTGCCAGGGGCCCGTCACCTTCCCCTGCCAATGCCGACCTGGCTGCCCTACAAAGGAACCTATATAACCTAGTGCAAGGACACGAGAATACAATGTATCTGAGGCAACTGCAGAATGGGTTGCGACATAAGGCATATCTTGCCCCACACCTGAGCCAACACATCCACCCTGGCTCCGTACAAGACCCGCCTCCCCGCCGCCAACAGTCCTCCGTGAATCCACCCCATCACCATGAGTCTCCCGTCAAACATCACTGCCACCATCCACCCGTCCCCAATTACCACCAATCACCAGTCCATCAATCCGCCACACCTATCCACTACAAGTACCCAGTGCTGAACTCTACCTTCGTTCAGTCGTCCTCCTCCCTGGCCTACTTCACCACTCGACCTCACCTGGGGGCGCGGGATGGACCGCCTCCAGGAGACAGAGCAGCAGGGGTCAGTTATGGCGGCAGTGCAAGAGACCTAACTAGGCTCCACCATACCAACACTTTCTTCCACCACCGTGCTG AAGTGACACCTGATCACACACctggtttctgcccgaaacgctgcgcgtactag
- the LOC123758303 gene encoding uncharacterized protein isoform X3: MIPAGSFQPEIKFRWCRTVGCRAPEVWLVLTSVTGTRVCLTWQPHLGWYEATPTPIPCGLHTGFILIKDKVRDAISGSLQVRERDYKVDPFHIVPHKFAVELFLQSDQTSPFWSDVPELRLRYLSSDHLERLVGSTHKDSHPYHQFGTLGGRKWVSSTSLIYTGDEGKEEGASSSIQKNFARSDGKTRVLPRSLTRGRSHSQLRASSTSFNNLKDQKEASISSPNLSRAFQVAVDLSHASSKFLAGLSSTSSGVCLGFEDGSEPPSPDNKETPNNISPYAAGGETSQDSEDAGEGARRKKSLFSSRDRSLRIEDLTGEEAWRCRREAGAKGFDGSNASSTSYEDLLANISSTRRATFKTELNLLRFDTLAQERLVKEILAPSDSDFEDEEGACEVSDSDIAGNYGCVITFESRSSSMDDVGSPRALEEVLVSLTSNDSHPEVVFEPSKLQLHSSDEEHDSEFNLGTSSSSERRQPEPKPRTAIPRSCSGPSSLINKVPVPSPPRLNVSLVSETLVSVESHNEGFDSSLDSSQVHVKGPPEGDQAMSDEDISESEARHRVTLQGDGTVTVAALTSDSRITPDIAEDDNFQYESLKHEDEHIPIDIRNIDSEDSTEGVACKYGVRYDVAEDEACSPPESDKDESERSNLHELDRAESITSSVDREIPTDSFSAIPLEDSLKVTVREADLTGTKSDEDKDNESDSRDPNSDPSEQCDVPKSCDHPKSLLNYSEYISVMSKSTEIQSGSESVEATSGVVSATASTLAGDDRARTLMGDDRARTLTGDDRARTVTGDDRARTLMGDDRARTLTGDDRASTLTGDDRASTLTGDDRARTLTGDDRARTLTGDDRARTSTGDDRARTVTGDDRARTVTGDDRARTVTGDDRARTLTGDDRARTLTGDDRARTLTGDDRARTLTGDDRARTLTGDDRARTLTGDDRARTLTGDDRARTLTGDDRARTLTGDDRARTLTGDDRARTLTGDDRARTLTGDDRARTLTGDDRARTLTGDDRARTLTGDDRARTLTGDDRARTLTGDDRARTLTGDDRARTLTGDDHGRNRSSIDDNRDRISRRNARSKTYNVSDRSKTLTNRTFDDRTFESDDRGRTLDSRTYKSGDTNRTLDSRTHKSDDRDIHFYGRTYKGGDKGRLLYGGAHTDVGKNRGVIGDERGVSFADVGKTSAGSDVRRYETNGSFLSGQYGGDKKLRASVGGRRQGQHPPGSATSDQHPERDAESHQPHLRYVRLQNAGTQTTQTKRTSKMASSWTYKFNEGEGVTVGSAAKYSRSPLRNGQTEPPFTPLPDRLSGPWSQRLARGPSPSPANADLAALQRNLYNLVQGHENTMYLRQLQNGLRHKAYLAPHLSQHIHPGSVQDPPPRRQQSSVNPPHHHESPVKHHCHHPPVPNYHQSPVHQSATPIHYKYPVLNSTFVQSSSSLAYFTTRPHLGARDGPPPGDRAAGVSYGGSARDLTRLHHTNTFFHHRAGAGGSSIRSAASLPDLQHPASSHLRVPSQSSSFSHTNPGPTHAHSAFDVMVGSGSSVGLKGLYWDESDSGGSTDSLIDEAEHITTTPLDPNIYNIYPRIHDWDMPNRKHHKQRRRRTRSHQGGFSAWRSEADSASVGTSSGRPYLPYRGDQLSPGQQVKVLAPGGGVAVARVLTNQKSSWQINDKIHHTSAPVSSASVTVILLSEPNRLQGSVVTVPLEKVLLAWPRI, from the exons GTTCCGGTGGTGCCGGACGGTGGGTTGCCGGGCGCCGGAGGTGtggctggtgctgacctctgtgACGGGGACACGAGTGTGCCTCACCTGGCAGCCTCACCTGGGCTGGTACGaggccacacctacacccataCCTTGTGGCCTCCACACCGGCTTCATACTCATCAAAGACAAG GTACGTGACGCGATCAGCGGGAGCCTGCAGGTGCGAGAGAGGGACTACAAGGTGGACCCATTCCACATCGTGCCACACAAGTTTGCTGTCGAGCTGTTCTTGCAGTCAGACCAAACTTCCCCTTTCTGGAGCGATGTACCGGAGCTGCGACTGCGTTACCTCAGTTCCGATCACCTAGAGAGACTCGTCGGCTCCACACACAAAGACTCACATCCCTATCACCAGTTTGGAACCCTCGGAGGTCGTAAATGGGTTTCTTCCACCTCACTGATTTACACTGGAGATGAAGGAAAAGAAGAGGGAGCGTCTTCAAGCATTCAAAAGAATTTTGCTAGATCAGATGGCAAGACCAGAGTCCTCCCTAGAAGCTTAACCCGAGGAAGATCTCACAGCCAGCTCCGGGCATCATCCACATCATTTAATAACCTCAAAGACCAAAAGGAAGCATCAATATCATCGCCAAATCTCTCACGTGCTTTCCAAGTTGCTGTTGATTTGTCACATGCTAGTTCAAAGTTCTTGGCTGGACTGTCTTCAACAAGCAGCGGTGTTTGTCTTGGGTTTGAGGATGGCAGTGAGCCTCCGTCTCCAGATAATAAAGAAACACCCAATAACATCAGTCCTTACGCTgctggaggagaaacttcacaGGACTCAGAAGACGCCGGTGAAGGTGCCAGACGAAAAAAATCCTTGTTCAGTTCTCGAGATAGATCTCTCCGCATAGAAGACTTAACTGGCGAAGAGGCCTGGAGATGCAGGCGAGAGGCAGGAGCTAAGGGATTCGATGGATCAAATGCTTCCAGCACATCATATGAGGATCTTCTTGCTAATATTTCCTCAACCAGAAGAGCTACTTTTAAAACTGAGTTGAACCTGCTACGATTTGACACTTTGGCACAAGAACGCTTGGTAAAGGAAATATTGGCTCCGTCGGACTCTGATTTTGAAGACGAGGAGGGAGCTTGCGAAGTTAGTGACTCAGACATTGCAGGAAATTACGGATGCGTTATCACCTTTGAAAGTCGCAGCTCTAGCATGGACGACGTTGGGTCTCCCAGAGCCTTGGAGGAAGTGCTCGTATCGCTGACTTCCAATGATAGCCACCCCGAGGTTGTCTTCGAACCATCAAAGCTCCAGCTACACTCTTCTGATGAAGAGCATGATTCTGAGTTCAATCTTGGAACATCCAGCAGTTCTGAAAGGCGACAACCTGAGCCTAAACCAAGAACAGCCATTCCTAGATCATGTTCAGGCCCATCAAGTTTGATAAATAAGGTGCCAGTGCCATCGCCTCCAAGACTGAATGTGAGTCTGGTGTCCGAGACATTAGTGAGTGTCGAGTCTCATAATGAAGGATTTGATTCTTCCTTGGACAGCTCTCAGGTGCATGTCAAAGGCCCTCCGGAGGGGGACCAAGCCATGTCTGATGAAGACATCAGCGAAAGTGAAGCAAGACACAGAGTGACACTTCAGGGGGATGGCACTGTTACCGTGGCAGCGCTGACCAGTGACTCTCGCATAACACCTGACATTGCAGAAGATGATAACTTCCAGTACGAATCTTTAAAGCACGAAGATGAACACATTCCAATAGACATAAGGAATATTGATAGTGAAGACTCGACAGAAGGTGTTGCATGCAAATATGGTGTTCGTTATGATGTGGCAGAAGATGAAGCTTGCAGTCCTCCGGAAAGTGACAAAGATGAGAGTGAAAGAAGCAACTTGCATGAGTTAGATAGGGCAGAATCCATTACCTCTTCCGTGGATAGAGAAATACCTACAGATTCCTTTAGTGCAATACCACTGGAAGACAGTCTAAAAGTCACTGTGAGAGAAGCTGATCTCACAGGCACTAAGAGTGACGAAGATAAAGACAATGAAAGTGACTCGCGAGACCCTAACAGTGATCCTAGTGAACAATGTGATGTGCCAAAGAGCTGCGACCATCCAAAAAGCTTGTTGAACTATAGTGAGTACATTTCAGTTATGAGTAAGTCAACAGAAATTCAAAGTGGCAGTGAAAGTGTCGAGGCCACCTCTGGCGTAGTAAGTGCCACAGCCAGTACTTTAGCAGGTGATGATAGAGCCAGAACTTTAATGGGTGATGACAGAGCCAGAACTTTAACAGGTGATGATAGAGCCAGAACTGTAACAGGTGATGATAGAGCCAGAACTTTAATGGGTGATGACAGAGCCAGAACTTTAACAGGTGATGATAGAGCCAGTACTTTAACAGGTGATGATAGAGCCAGTACTTTAACAGGTGATGATAGAGCCAGAACTTTAACAGGTGATGATAGAGCCAGAACTTTAACAGGTGATGATAGAGCCAGAACTTCAACAGGTGATGATAGAGCCAGAACTGTAACAGGTGATGATAGAGCCAGAACTGTAACAGGTGATGATAGAGCCAGAACTGTAACAGGTGATGACAGAGCCAGAACTTTAACAGGTGATGACAGAGCCAGAACTTTAACAGGTGATGATAGAGCCAGAACTTTAACTGGTGATGATAGAGCCAGAACTTTAACAGGTGATGATAGAGCCAGAACTTTAACAGGTGATGACAGAGCCAGAACTTTAACAGGTGATGACAGAGCCAGAACTTTAACAGGTGATGATAGAGCCAGAACTTTAACTGGTGATGATAGAGCCAGAACTTTAACAGGTGATGATAGAGCCAGAACTTTAACAGGTGATGACAGAGCCAGAACTTTAACAG GTGATGACAGAGCCAGAACTTTAACAGGTGATGACAGAGCCAGAACTTTAACGGGTGATGATAGAGCCAGAACTTTAACAGGTGATGACAGAGCCAGAACTTTAACAGGTGATGACAGAGCCAGAACTTTAACGGGTGATGATAGAGCCAGAACTTTAACAGGTGATGACAGAGCCAGAACTTTAACAGGTGATGACAGAGCCAGAACTTTAACGGGTGATGACCATGGCAGAAACAGATCATCAATTGATGATAACAGAGACAGAATTTCAAGAAGAAATGCCAGAAGCAAAACATACAATGTCAGTGACAGGAGCAAAACGTTAACAAACAGAACATTCGATGATAGAACTTTTGAAAGTGATGACAGAGGCAGAACTTTAGATAGTAGAACTTATAAAAGTGGTGACACAAACAGAACTTTAGATAGTAGAACTCATAAAAGTGATGACAGAGACATACATTTTTATGGTAGAACTTACAAAGGTGGTGACAAAGGCAGGCTTTTATACGGTGGAGCTCACACAGACGTTGGCAAAAACAGAGGTGTGATAGGTGATGAAAGAGGTGTAAGTTTTGCGGATGTCGGCAAAACTTCGGCAGGTAGTGATGTGAGAAGATATGAGACAAATGGAAGTTTTCTGTCTGGACAATACGGAGGCGATAAGAAGTTGAGGGCTAGCGTTGGTGGAAGAAGACAGGGACAGCACCCACCAGGGTCAGCGACCAGTGATCAGCACCCTGAGAGAGATGCGGAAAGCCACCAACCGCACTTACGGTACGTGAGACTGCAGAATGCCGGCACGCAAACAACGCAGACGAAACGGACGTCGAAAATGGCATCATCGTGGACTTATAAATTCAATGAAGGAGAAGGTGTCACCGTTGGTTCGGCCGCCAAATACAGCCGCTCTCCCCTGCGCAATGGACAGACAGAGCCCCCATTTACACCACTACCAGACCGACTGAGTGGCCCCTGGTCGCAGAGACTTGCCAGGGGCCCGTCACCTTCCCCTGCCAATGCCGACCTGGCTGCCCTACAAAGGAACCTATATAACCTAGTGCAAGGACACGAGAATACAATGTATCTGAGGCAACTGCAGAATGGGTTGCGACATAAGGCATATCTTGCCCCACACCTGAGCCAACACATCCACCCTGGCTCCGTACAAGACCCGCCTCCCCGCCGCCAACAGTCCTCCGTGAATCCACCCCATCACCATGAGTCTCCCGTCAAACATCACTGCCACCATCCACCCGTCCCCAATTACCACCAATCACCAGTCCATCAATCCGCCACACCTATCCACTACAAGTACCCAGTGCTGAACTCTACCTTCGTTCAGTCGTCCTCCTCCCTGGCCTACTTCACCACTCGACCTCACCTGGGGGCGCGGGATGGACCGCCTCCAGGAGACAGAGCAGCAGGGGTCAGTTATGGCGGCAGTGCAAGAGACCTAACTAGGCTCCACCATACCAACACTTTCTTCCACCACCGTGCTG GTGCAGGTGGGTCAAGTATCCGCAGTGCCGCCAGCCTTCCAGACCTGCAACATCCAGCCTCTAGCCACCTAAgagtgcctagtcaatcctcatCATTCTCTCACACTAACCCAGGCCCAACACACGCCCACTCTGCCTTTGACGTGATGGTTGGTAG tggcagcagtgttgggctgaaggGGCTGTACTGGGATGAGAGTGATAGTGGTGGATCTACGGACTCCCTCATTGATGAAGCtgaacacatcaccaccaccccactcGACCCCAACATTTACAATATTTACCCTCGTATCCATG